A genomic stretch from bacterium includes:
- a CDS encoding Hsp20/alpha crystallin family protein — MSAHQTSEIQAREKAEVLTEDTRPGLLFKPDVDILEHPDAFVILADLPGASEESVDIHLEKGVLTLDARVSESNDDVQPRYAEYREGGYHRVFRISDEIDADGVSAKMRDGVLELRLPKSAESRPRRIDVAAA, encoded by the coding sequence ATGAGTGCCCATCAGACCTCCGAGATCCAGGCCCGCGAGAAGGCCGAAGTCCTGACCGAGGACACGCGGCCGGGCCTCCTCTTCAAGCCCGACGTCGACATCCTCGAACACCCGGACGCGTTCGTGATCCTCGCGGATCTCCCGGGTGCCAGCGAAGAGTCGGTCGACATCCACCTCGAGAAGGGGGTCCTGACCCTCGACGCGCGGGTGAGCGAATCGAACGACGACGTCCAGCCCCGCTACGCCGAATACCGCGAGGGCGGGTACCACCGCGTCTTCCGCATCTCCGACGAGATCGATGCCGACGGGGTGTCCGCGAAGATGCGGGACGGCGTCCTCGAGCTCAGGCTGCCGAAGAGCGCCGAGAGCCGGCCGCGAAGGATCGACGTCGCCGCCGCCTAG
- the aroA gene encoding 3-phosphoshikimate 1-carboxyvinyltransferase, producing MTAADDDQKDRIDRLEIQPRGPIEARPVVPGSKSITNRVLLLAALADGESRLRGGLESDDTVVMRRALEAMGIGLRVEPDPGTGAEDWLVHGRGGRFTAPDHALDCGNSGTTVRFLTAALTLADAPIVVDGNARMRERPISDLAAALRGLGAELTMEGASDCPPIRLHGGGLPGGAALIDGSRSSQYVSAVLQAAPYAARDVELSFKDGIIVSRPYIDLTLEVMRDFGADAAWTDDDRLVVRAGQPYTARDYTIEPDASSAAYPFSAAAIAGGSATVAGIRDDSQQADFNLLGLLERMGCRVTRDGDTVTVVGPEGPLRALGEIDMNDFPDAVLAYAVVCCFADGPTTIRNVYNLRIKETDRLAALETELRKLGVDAEAGHDWLRIEPRPMRSAEIETYDDHRMAMSFALAGLKVPGVVILDPGCVSKTWPGFFEAFSAF from the coding sequence ATGACCGCCGCCGACGACGACCAGAAGGACCGGATCGACCGCCTCGAGATCCAGCCCCGCGGCCCGATCGAGGCCCGCCCCGTCGTTCCGGGCAGCAAGAGCATCACGAATCGCGTCCTGCTGCTCGCCGCCCTCGCCGACGGCGAGTCCCGCCTCCGCGGCGGCCTCGAATCCGACGATACGGTGGTCATGCGCCGCGCCCTCGAAGCGATGGGAATCGGCCTGCGGGTCGAGCCCGATCCCGGGACCGGCGCCGAGGACTGGCTCGTGCACGGTCGCGGGGGCCGATTCACCGCGCCGGATCATGCGCTCGACTGCGGCAACTCCGGGACGACGGTCCGCTTCCTGACCGCCGCGCTGACGCTGGCCGACGCCCCGATCGTGGTCGACGGGAACGCGCGCATGCGCGAGCGCCCGATCTCGGACCTCGCCGCTGCGCTCCGCGGCCTCGGCGCCGAGCTGACGATGGAGGGCGCGTCCGACTGTCCCCCGATCCGCCTGCACGGCGGCGGTCTGCCCGGCGGCGCCGCCCTGATCGACGGCAGCCGCTCGAGCCAGTACGTCTCGGCGGTGCTCCAGGCGGCGCCCTACGCCGCCCGCGACGTCGAGCTCTCCTTCAAGGACGGGATCATCGTCTCCCGTCCCTACATCGATCTCACCCTCGAGGTCATGCGCGACTTCGGCGCCGACGCCGCCTGGACCGACGACGACCGCCTCGTCGTCCGAGCGGGCCAGCCCTACACCGCGCGCGACTACACGATCGAGCCGGACGCTTCGTCCGCCGCCTACCCCTTCTCGGCCGCCGCGATCGCCGGCGGGAGCGCGACCGTCGCCGGCATCCGCGACGACTCCCAGCAGGCGGACTTCAACCTGCTCGGCCTGCTCGAACGGATGGGCTGCCGCGTGACCCGCGACGGCGACACCGTCACGGTCGTCGGCCCCGAAGGCCCGCTCCGGGCGCTCGGCGAAATCGACATGAACGACTTCCCCGACGCGGTCCTGGCCTACGCGGTCGTGTGCTGCTTCGCGGACGGGCCGACGACGATCCGGAACGTGTACAACCTCCGGATCAAGGAGACGGACCGGCTGGCCGCCCTCGAGACCGAGCTTCGCAAGCTCGGCGTCGACGCCGAAGCCGGTCACGACTGGCTGCGGATCGAGCCCCGCCCGATGCGCAGCGCGGAGATCGAGACCTACGACGACCACCGCATGGCCATGAGCTTCGCCCTCGCGGGTCTCAAGGTCCCGGGGGTCGTGATCCTCGATCCGGGTTGCGTATCCAAGACGTGGCCCGGCTTCTTCGAGGCCTTCTCGGCCTTCTGA
- a CDS encoding Hsp20/alpha crystallin family protein has product MNPFLRHATRSPRPFPSLARELQREMNQAMRSIDAAYHGPRGVYPPVNLSESEEGYVLTAELPGVSPEDIDVQIEGATVTLSGQRKVEYSAGDGVAVHRRERQSGNFRRAFELPAEIDFDRARASHKNGVLTLELPKSPALQPRQIEIETR; this is encoded by the coding sequence ATGAACCCGTTTCTGCGACACGCGACCCGGAGCCCGCGTCCCTTCCCGAGTCTCGCCCGGGAGCTCCAGCGCGAGATGAACCAGGCGATGCGATCGATCGACGCGGCCTATCACGGCCCCCGCGGCGTCTACCCGCCGGTCAACCTCTCCGAGTCGGAAGAGGGCTACGTCCTGACCGCCGAGCTCCCGGGCGTCTCGCCCGAGGACATCGACGTCCAGATCGAAGGCGCGACGGTCACCCTCTCCGGTCAGCGGAAGGTCGAATACAGCGCTGGTGACGGCGTCGCCGTCCATCGCCGCGAACGTCAGTCCGGCAACTTCCGGCGCGCCTTCGAGCTGCCGGCCGAGATCGACTTCGATCGGGCCCGCGCGAGCCACAAGAACGGCGTCCTGACCCTCGAGCTCCCGAAGTCGCCGGCCCTCCAGCCGCGACAGATCGAGATCGAGACGCGTTAG